A genome region from Anastrepha ludens isolate Willacy chromosome 3, idAnaLude1.1, whole genome shotgun sequence includes the following:
- the LOC128858828 gene encoding protein toll-like isoform X2 encodes MPHRITNIYKNSKIAQGRPFSLLITLFALTELYVRLEATNLPVSLPQICNNEECECNVSVFECQLRDKFGLVTVEVHMTDVDGPLVIHDMKITCVQEPFDINLLLSQISEIGLRTTTKFYLKKCLTLPLLFCQPNITYSGSVEFHPYIDVRADFFRHSKQLEKLTLPVNVQYVDDPLPGQLLHNLTSLKCLELIAWCSLVQLSWPVDLFHTLYNLEELSLEIVSMRTSLQGMVSTHFRDLRSLKQLKLDSNYMKTLAADLFAALPELNRLSLKYNSLDELPQNLLRMQRKLVVLDLSNNKLKALPSGLFDNTPLLWNLALSNNRLSVPSNIIENLHSLSYLYRLDLDDNRFETIWGAGKYSNMSFFSRDNISDPQIVPHFERMAYDAADNKDRHPLNYVEIILRKNRISHFTFDWIAKSGIRCPYFVDLSQNAIRSVQAILRPPATSCMNEVHLSDNPLACDCELSWIYNTNILVDGDYWTCATPSQLSGNGLQNMQRTDLCSWSPAWCPDKCVCTQHSSMLVVDCKRARLQSLVELPRPEQLSLKETMLYLEHNLFYQLPSNATFGYANVTRLYAAHNRLNVVLASHLPPNLSLLDVRSNHLEHLSAGFLLAYLNESTTLTELYLSDNPWLCDCEAELLLYTVRAQRSRIPDVDELYCANLPNATLLNVTFTDICELPTGSFGFMAHLIAIFLVILVLLSLITLYYKYELEVKVWLHAHCFGLMCFSVDELDKDKTFDAFISYSHKEAHYVNRILVPGLECGVPAFRICTHERNWLAGAYIAEQIVESVAQSRRTIIVLSQHFVESDWGRMEFKTAHQCAVNEGRARIIIIKYGEITNMAGLDNELEAYLKMNTYLESEDPRFWQKLRYAMPHRRGEGKKAGMLEVGERVYVTGQVELNQLKGL; translated from the coding sequence ATGCCGCAcagaattacaaatatttataaaaattcgaaaatagcGCAGGGCCGGCCTTTTTCTCTACTCATAACACTCTTCGCATTGACCGAGCTGTACGTACGATTGGAGGCCACAAACTTGCCCGTATCGCTACCTCAAATCTGCAACAATGAAGAGTGTGAATGCAACGTGAGCGTCTTCGAATGTCAATTGAGGGATAAATTCGGTTTGGTCACGGTTGAGGTCCATATGACGGATGTGGATGGGCCACTCGTTATACACGACATGAAGATTACTTGTGTGCAGGAGCCATTCGATATAAACCTGCTGTTGAGCCAAATATCGGAAATAGGTTTACGTACAACTaccaaattctatttaaaaaaatgtcttacgCTGCCCCTTTTGTTCTGTCAACCAAATATAACCTACAGCGGCAGCGTCGAATTCCATCCTTACATCGATGTGCGCGCAGATTTCTTTCGACATTCAAAGCAACTAGAGAAGTTGACGTTACCTGTAAATGTGCAATATGTTGATGATCCATTGCCTGGGCAATTGCTGCATAATTTGACAAGCTTGAAGTGTTTGGAATTGATCGCCTGGTGCTCGCTTGTACAACTAAGTTGGCCCGTAGACCTTTTTCACACATTGTACAATTTGGAGGAACTGTCTTTGGAGATAGTGTCGATGCGTACATCGCTCCAGGGCATGGTGAGCACACATTTTCGTGATTTGCGGTCATTAAAGCAACTTAAATTGGACTCGAACTACATGAAGACGCTAGCCGCAGATCTCTTCGCTGCACTGCCAGAATTGAATCGCTTGAGCTTAAAGTACAACAGCTTGGATGAATTGCCGCAAAATCTGCTGCGCATGCAACGCAAGTTGGTCGTGCTCGATTTGTCCAATAATAAGCTGAAAGCTTTGCCGTCTGGCTTGTTCGACAACACACCGCTATTATGGAACCTGGCACTATCGAACAATCGACTCAGTGTGCCATCGAATATTATCGAAAATTTGCATTCGCTAAGCTATCTGTATAGACTTGATTTGGATGACAATAGATTCGAGACCATTTGGGGTGCTGGAAAATACAGTAATATGTCATTTTTCTCACGCGATAACATTTCGGATCCACAAATAGTGCCGCACTTCGAGAGAATGGCTTACGACGCCGCGGACAATAAAGATAGGCATCCACTAAATTACGTAGAAATCATACTAAGAAAAAATAGAATCTCACATTTCACCTTTGACTGGATTGCTAAGTCGGGTATCAGGTGCCCCTATTTCGTCGATCTCTCACAGAATGCCATACGCAGTGTCCAAGCGATTTTGCGACCGCCCGCCACTAGTTGCATGAATGAAGTGCATTTGAGCGACAATCCGCTAGCATGCGACTGTGAATTATCTTGGATCTACAATACAAACATACTCGTGGACGGCGATTACTGGACTTGTGCGACGCCATCCCAATTGAGCGGAAATGGCTTACAAAACATGCAACGCACCGATCTTTGCAGCTGGTCACCGGCTTGGTGCCCCGATAAGTGCGTTTGTACACAGCATTCCAGCATGCTGGTCGTTGATTGCAAACGCGCCCGTTTGCAAAGTCTTGTCGAGTTGCCGCGTCCCGAACAGCTGTCGCTTAAGGAAACTATGCTCTATCTTGAGCACAACCTCTTCTATCAGTTGCCCTCGAATGCCACCTTTGGCTATGCGAATGTGACACGTCTGTACGCCGCACATAATCGCCTCAACGTTGTATTGGCCTCGCACTTGCCACCAAATCTCAGCTTGTTGGACGTGCGCTCTAATCATTTGGAGCATTTGAGTGCCGGTTTCCTGCTCGCCTATCTCAATGAGAGCACAACACTAACCGAGTTATATCTCTCCGATAATCCTTGGTTGTGCGATTGCGAAGCTGAGCTACTGCTATACACAGTGCGCGCCCAACGCAGTCGCATTCCCGATGTTGACGAACTATATTGCGCTAATTTGCCGAATGCAACACTTTTAAATGTGACATTTACGGACATTTGTGAGCTTCCTACCGGCAGCTTCGGTTTCATGGCGCATCTTATTGCCATTTTTCTCGTTATTCTAGTGCTACTCAGTCTCATTACGCTCTACTACAAATACGAATTGGAGGTGAAAGTTTGGTTACATGCCCACTGTTTCGGTCTGATGTGCTTCAGCGTAGACGAGCTGGACAAGGATAAAACTTTCGATGCTTTCATATCATATTCGCACAAGGAGGCGCACTACGTGAATCGCATACTTGTGCCGGGGCTTGAATGCGGAGTTCCAGCGTTCCGCATCTGTACGCACGAACGGAATTGGCTTGCCGGCGCCTACATAGCCGAACAGATTGTGGAGTCTGTGGCACAATCGCGTCGCACGATCATTGTGCTCTCACAACATTTTGTCGAATCGGACTGGGGACGCATGGAATTTAAAACGGCGCATCAGTGTGCCGTTAATGAGGGTCGCGCGCGCATAATCATTATTAAATATGGCGAGATTACCAACATGGCGGGTCTTGATAATGAGTTGGAGGCTTATTTGAAAATGAATACATATCTCGAGTCGGAAGATCCCAGATTTTGGCAAAAACTACGGTATGCGATGCCGCATAGAAGAGGTGAAGGCAAGAAGGCTGGCATGCTTGAGGTGGGCGAAAGAGTTTACGTTACTGGGCAGGTGGAGTTGAACCAATTGAAAGGGTTGTAA
- the LOC128858828 gene encoding protein toll-like isoform X1, whose protein sequence is MSHKLIQHCAIHQFFILLTFNALVHSTVFSPKEQVLIKPKPNGPQSAFKTCYHGRCQCKKQLVNCYMSDTHGAVALDISWEFEQDFVKLTCEGAPKDLDLLLSPVTYDFVNDATYFKLTNCLQLPTMLRRQNVSFAGNVEFNTHLLKVPEDLFWHTSELIKLQLNITTDNVANSLPPQLFQNLTALNDLDITVISTSAEVAVPSEIFQGLHALRRLSVYVYHAALGYYQISYTQHNLLSLRNLTSAHFRELGGLKSLLLDSNHLQTLSDTIFEPLHELNHLSLSLNELQQLPKNLFATQRKLVVLDLCMNALTNLPRGIFDNTPLLWKLLLSDNRFNVPTSIVENVKPLQYLYKLDLSNNKLTHIWGTGNYRNRTLLTRSQIKMPLEVDEFEAFVSSEEGAMNTKEINKTIINLNRNSISHFNLDWVTAVDIACPYELNLIQNNIKHIYAARKPPNTSRKCARRLRVQHNPLHCDCTLAWIYGSNLFWRSDLWTCATPANLKNKQLNRLQRADLCAWAPAFCPDRCNCSYDTSVLVVNCTGARLEVISQLPRPAQFALTNTTLHIEHNNFYELPANTTFGYANVTHIYAAHNRLAAILSSHIPPNLTVLDVSNNRLTRLSDSFLLNSLNESETLKELYLADNPWLCDCESEQLLRTVKAQQARIPDVTQLRCANFANAPLLNVTFAEICTTPFLFTNLLAPLIGVFSTAVVLLSVIALFYKYKMEVKIWLFGHNMFLWCINELELDKEKTFDAFISYAHQDQKYVNEVLLPGLELGRAPFRICTHERNWLAGTYIPEQIIESVEQSRRTIIVLSQHFIESDWGRMEFRTAHQCALNEGRARIIIIKYGELTNMERWDNELQAYLKLNTYLEWNDSRFWTKLRYAMPHKYGEVRKSGMLEVGRNVYQNNGLELNEM, encoded by the coding sequence atgtccCACAAACTAATTCAACACTGCGCAATTCATCAATTTTTCATACTTCTAACATTCAATGCGCTGGTTCACTCGACTGTATTTTCGCCGAAGGAGCAAGTGCTAATAAAGCCCAAACCAAATGGCCCGCAAAGTGCTTTCAAAACCTGCTACCACGGCAGATGTCAATGCAAAAAACAATTGGTGAATTGCTATATGAGCGATACCCACGGAGCGGTGGCGCTGGACATTTCGTGGGAATTTGAGCAGGATTTTGTTAAGCTTACATGCGAAGGTGCGCCGAAAGACCTCGATTTGCTTTTGAGTCCGGTGACGTATGACTTTGTAAACGATGCGACGTATTTTAAGCTGACTAATTGTTTGCAACTGCCGACAATGCTGCGGCGCCAAAACGTATCGTTTGCCGGCAATGTGGAATTCAATACGCACTTGTTGAAGGTGCCTGAAGATCTATTTTGGCATACAAGTGAGCTGATAAAGCTACAGCTTAACATTACAACTGACAATGTGGCAAATAGCTTGCCCCCGCAGCTTTTTCAAAATCTAACAGCGCTAAACGATTTGGACATCACAGTAATCTCCACTTCAGCTGAAGTTGCAGTACCGTCGGAAATCTTTCAGGGTCTTCATGCTTTGCGTAGACTTTCAGTGTATGTGTATCATGCGGCATTGGGCTATTATCAAATTTCTTATACTCAGCACAATTTACTCAGCCTACGCAACTTAACAAGCGCACATTTTCGCGAGCTTGGTGGATTAAAAAGTCTTCTACTGGACTCCAATCATCTGCAAACACTGAGCGACACTATTTTCGAACCGCTGCACGAATTGAATCACTTGAGCTTGAGCTTGAACGAGTTGCAGCAGCTgcctaaaaatttgtttgcaacgCAACGCAAATTGGTCGTACTCGACTTGTGTATGAACGCTTTGACGAACTTGCCGCGTGGCATATTCGACAACACGCCGCTGCTTTGGAAACTGCTGCTCTCCGACAATCGGTTCAATGTGCCCACCAGCATTGTAGAAAATGTGAAGCCGTTGCAGTATCTATATAAATTGGACTTGAGCAACAACAAGTTGACGCACATTTGGGGCACTGGTAACTATCGCAATCGAACGCTACTGACGCGCAGTCAGATTAAGATGCCATTAGAAGTCGACGAATTTGAAGCATTTGTGAGCAGTGAGGAAGGCGCCATGAATACGAAGGAAATCAATAAGACAATCATCAATTTGAACCGTAATAGTATTTCGCACTTTAACTTAGACTGGGTTACCGCTGTCGATATAGCTTGTCCGTACGAACTCAatcttattcaaaataatataaaacacatCTATGCTGCCAGAAAGCCGCCCAACACCAGCCGCAAGTGCGCGCGTAGACTCAGGGTGCAGCATAATCCTTTGCATTGTGACTGCACTTTGGCATGGATCTACGGCAGTAATTTGTTCTGGCGTTCGGATCTTTGGACTTGTGCAACGCCAgcgaatttgaaaaacaaacaacTCAATCGGCTACAGCGCGCTGATCTCTGCGCCTGGGCGCCCGCCTTTTGTCCCGATCGTTGCAACTGCTCCTACGATACGTCAGTGCTTGTGGTTAACTGCACTGGCGCACGGCTTGAAGTCATCTCGCAACTACCGCGTCCTGCTCAATTCGCGCTCACCAATACAACCCTCCACATCGAACATAATAACTTCTATGAGCTGCCCGCGAATACGACCTTCGGCTATGCGAATGTGACGCACATTTATGCGGCACACAATCGGCTGGCCGCCATTCTGTCTTCGCATATACCGCCCAACCTGACAGTGTTGGATGTGAGCAACAATCGTCTTACGCGTTTGAGCGATAGTTTCCTGCTAAACTCTCTCAACGAGAGCGAAACTCTAAAGGAGTTGTATCTAGCCGACAACCCTTGGTTATGCGATTGTGAATCGGAACAACTCCTACGCACCGTAAAGGCACAACAAGCGCGCATACCTGACGTCACTCAATTGCGTTGCGCTAACTTTGCAAATGCGCCACTGCTAAATGTGACTTTCGCGGAAATTTGCACAACTCCCTTCCTATTTACTAACCTACTGGCACCGCTAATTGGCGTCTTTTCTACGGCAGTCGTGCTACTCTCCGTTATCGCGCTCTTCTACAAGTACAAAATGGAGGTGAAAATTTGGCTTTTCGGTCACAATATGTTTCTGTGGTGTATCAACGAATTGGAATTGGACAAGGAGAAAACATTCGACGCCTTCATTTCGTATGCACATCAAGATCAAAAGTATGTGAATGAAGTACTGCTGCCGGGTCTAGAGCTGGGACGCGCGCCCTTTCGCATTTGCACACACGAACGTAACTGGTTGGCTGGCACTTACATACCCGAACAGATTATCGAGTCCGTTGAACAGTCGCGTCGCACGATCATTGTGCTCTCGCAGCATTTCATCGAATCGGATTGGGGTCGCATGGAGTTTCGTACGGCGCATCAATGTGCGCTGAATGAGGGACGTGCGCGCATAATTATCATCAAATACGGCGAGTTAACGAATATGGAGCGTTGGGATAATGAATTGCAGGCCTACTTGAAGTTGAACACCTATCTGGAGTGGAACGACTCAAGGTTTTGGACTAAGCTACGCTATGCGATGCCGCATAAGTACGGTGAGGTTAGAAAATCAGGTATGCTGGAAGTGGGTAGAAATGTTTATCAGAATAATGGACTAGAgttaaatgaaatgtaa